The Maridesulfovibrio salexigens DSM 2638 region CGAACAGGCCATCTTGAGAACGGAAGAGGCCAACGAAGCTAAAAGCGCTTTCCTTGCCAGCATGAGTCATGAGATACGCACTCCCCTGAACTCTATTCTGGGGGTTGCCGATCTGCTTAAAAACACCGATCTCTCCGATGAGCAGGGAGAATACGTCAATATATTCGAGTCATCGGGAGAAATACTGCTCACCATCATCAACGATATTCTTGATTTTTCAAAAATTGAAGCAAATCACGTTAAGCTGGAAAACATCCCTGTTGACCTGCTGCAAGAGACTGAATCACTCATGCAACTTCAGGCCACAGCCGCTTCTTCACGCCATGTGGAACTGGTCATGCGCTACAAGCCAGACGTACCGGAGATCGTCCTTGGTGATTCCACCCGGATTCGCCAGATATTGCTCAATATCCTTGCCAACGCAGTTAAATTTACCAGCAGCGGCGAAGTTTCCATTGTTGTTTCACGGTCCCCGGAAAGCAATTCCACGGACAATATCACTTTCACAATTTCAGATACCGGAATCGGAATTGCCCCGGAAAAACTGGACTCCATTTTTGAGCCTTTTTCACAGGCAGACTCCTCAACCACCCGTAAGTACGGAGGGTCCGGTCTCGGACTTTCCATCAGCCGCAAACTGGCTGAACTTATGGGGGGAACAATTACCGCCAGCAGTACTCCCGGCAAGGGCAGCACCTTCATGGTCACCCTGCCTCTACCCAGAGCACCGCAGGCCACTACTGCTACGGAACCTAACCTTGAATATTCGGAAATTCTGGTTGCAATCCGCAACTCTGAAACTCTTGCATCGGTCTGCGAAACCATTAATTATTTCAATGGGACCGCAACCCCCTGCTCTACTGTAGAAAGTCTTAAAATTCTGCTTTCATCCCCGCAGGACGACAAATACAAACTACTGATTTACGATCTTTCCTTAAAAAACGCAGGAGGGCTGAACCTGCTCCGTTCATTGCAGGAAGATGGAATAAAACTTCCGCCGGTATTGATGCTCCAGCAAGGAGCGTGTTTTGACAAGAAACACCTTCAGCAAGGCATAGAAGGACGCGGTCAACAGCTTCCCACTTCGCGCAGACAACTTCTGCACAACATGATGGAACTGCTGGACCTTTCATGTGAACAGGAGCAGGCAAGTACAGCGCCTAAATCCCGGGAAATACCGCCTATAAAGATATTACTGACAGAAGATAATATTCCCAACCGGGACCTGATCCGACATTTTCTAAAGGACACTGATACAACTCTGGCCATGGCAGCAGACGGAGCGCAGGGACTCAAGCTGGCAACCAATGATAATTTTGATATCATCCTGCTGGATATGGAAATGCCGGTCATGGATGGGCCTGAATTTTTGGTTAAATTCAGGAGCTATGAAAAGGAAAACAACCTTCCGCCAACCGGAGTGATAGCGCTGACCGCACACGTTTCGGCTGAATACCGGGATAAATGCATCTCCGCCGGGGCAGACGAATTCCTGTCTAAGCCCATTAAGAGAGACACTTTATTGCAAACAATATTGAATATACACAACAGAACCAAATAAATGGAAAAACTTACCGCCAAACAAACCAAGTGGATTCGCGCCCTGCATATGCTCAGTGCCTGTCTCTGGGGCGGGGGCGCACTTTCGCTGGTCTTATTGCACTGCCTGTTTGTTCCATCTTCAGGTGAAGCCCTTTACGGGCGGGATATATGCCTTAAACTCGTGGATCAATATGTAGTAACAGCCGGCGCACTGGGCTGTCTGCTTACCGGATTCATCTTTGCGTGGAAAAGCTCTTGGGGATTTTTCAAATTCAAGTGGATTATCACCAAATGGATCGTCAATATCATCTTCATCCTCTTCGGATTCACCTGCTTCATGCCCTGGCTGGACCATATGAGCGAGCTTTCCGGAAATACCGGAGCGCTGGCACTGCAAACGCCGGAATACCTGCGCAGCCAATTACTGAATGAGATATCAGCATTCGCTGTCTTCGGCTGCCTGCTTTTTCTGATCTGGGTCTCGGTGTTCAAACCGTGGGGTAAAACTTCCTTTGGCACGCAAAAATAAATCCGGGGCTTCCCCGGATTTATTTATTACTCACCTATAATTTTAACCAGAACCCTTTTACGCCGTCCGCCGTCAAATTCTCCGTAAAAAATCTGTTCCCAAGTTCCGAAATCGAGCTGCCCTTCAGTAATGGCGACTACAACTTCACGCCCCATGACCTGCCGCTTCATATGCGCATCGGCATTATCTTCATAGCCGTTATGCCGATACTGGCTGACCGGTTCATGAGGAGCCAGCTTTTCAAGCCAGACTTCGTAATCATGATGCAGACCGGATTCATCATCATTAATAAAAACACTGGCTGTAATGTGCATGGCGTTGACCAGACATAAACCTTCCTTTACCCCTGATTCGGCAAGGCATTCCTCAACTTTTGGCGTAATATTGATAAACGCCCTCCTGCCCGGAACCTCAAACCACAATTCCTTTCTGTAAGATTTCATCTATTGAAGCCTCCGTATCAACTTGACATCTGTATGCCGCAAATGCTTGATTCTTTTTTTGCTCTGCAACTACTGCAGGGCTGTCTTCGTCACAAATGAACAGCCTAAAAGCTACATAATATTTCAGGGAGAAACAACATGGATAAAGGTTACGCTGAAACTATCGCCTCCGACATTATGCAGATGCTCGAATCAGCTAAGGGCAGCGATCTGGACCTCAACGGCGGATTCCAGAATGACGCCTTCACTGCCGAGAACTTCTCTTTCGGCTACCTGTTCTACCCCCGCGAAATGCTCCTCGCTATTCCCCAGCTTCCGCAGGCGGTCAGAAAAAAGATTAAGAAATCAAATATTCTCGGAACCGTTGATC contains the following coding sequences:
- a CDS encoding secondary thiamine-phosphate synthase enzyme YjbQ, with the protein product MKSYRKELWFEVPGRRAFINITPKVEECLAESGVKEGLCLVNAMHITASVFINDDESGLHHDYEVWLEKLAPHEPVSQYRHNGYEDNADAHMKRQVMGREVVVAITEGQLDFGTWEQIFYGEFDGGRRKRVLVKIIGE